From Bos mutus isolate GX-2022 chromosome 5, NWIPB_WYAK_1.1, whole genome shotgun sequence, one genomic window encodes:
- the LPCAT3 gene encoding lysophospholipid acyltransferase 5 encodes MASAAEGDMEAELTRGLLWDFQDLSLNKLATSLGASEQALRLIISIFLGYPFALFYRRYLFYKDSYLIHLFHTFTGLSIAYYNFGTQLYHSLLCIVLQFLILRLMGRTITAVLTTFCVQMGYLLAGYYNTATGTYDIKWTMPHCVLTLKLIGLAIDYYDGGKDQKSLTSEQQIYAIRGVPSLLEISGFSYFYGAFLVGPQFSMNHYMKLVRGELTDVPGKIPNSTIPALRRLALGLVYLVGYTLLSPHITEDYLLSDDYENGSFWFRCMYMLIWGKFVLYKYVTCWLVTEGVCILTGLGFNGLDEYGTAKWDACANMKVWLFETTPRFTGTIASFNINTNAWVARYFFKRLKFLGNKVLSQGLSLLFLALWHGLHSGYLVCFQMEFLIVIVERQAASLIRDSPVLSRLASITVLQPLYYLAQQTIHWLFMGYSMTAFCLFTWDKWMKVYKSIYFLGHVFFLSLLFILPYVRKVMVPRKEKLKKME; translated from the exons GTTACCCCTTCGCTTTATTTTATCGGCGTTACCTTTTCTACAAGGACAGCTACCTCATCCACCTTTTCCACACCTTTACGGGCCTCTCAATCGCTTATTATAATTTTG GAACCCAGCTCTACCATTCCCTGCTCTGCATCGTGCTGCAGTTCCTCATCCTCCGGCTGATGGGCCGAACCATCACCGCCGTGCTCACCACCTTCTGCGTCCAGATG GGCTACCTTCTGGCCGGATATTACAACACAGCCACCGGCACCTACGACATCAAGTGGACAATGCCACACTGTGTCCTGACCTTGAAGCTGATCG GTCTGGCCATCGACTACTATGACGGAGGGAAGGATCAG AAATCCCTGACCTCCGAGCAGCAGATATACGCTATACGGGGTGTCCCCTCCCTGCTGGAAATCTCCGGCTTCTCCTACTTCTATGGAGCCTTCCTGGTGGGGCCCCAGTTCTCCATGAACCACTACATGAAGCTGGTGCGGGGAGAGCTGACTGATGTCCCAGGGAAGATACCAAACAG CACCATACCTGCTCTGCGGCGCCTGGCCCTGGGCCTGGTCTACCTAGTGGGCTACACCCTACTCAGCCCCCACATCACCGAAGACTATCTCCTCAGCGACGACTACGAA AACGGCAGCTTCTGGTTCCGCTGCATGTACATGCTGATCTGGGGCAAGTTTGTGCTGTACAAATATGTCACCTGTTGGCTGGTCACG GAAGGCGTGTGCATTCTGACGGGGCTGGGCTTCAATGGCTTGGACGAGTATGGGACAGCCAAGTGGGATGCCTGCGCCAACATGAAGGTGTGGCTCTTTGAAACCACCCCCCGCTTCACGGGCACCATTGCTTCTTTCAACATCAACACCAACGCCTGGGTGGCTCG CTACTTCTTCAAACGACTCAAGTTCCTCGGAAATAAAGTTCTATCCCAGGGTCTCTCGTTGCTATTCTTGGCGCTCTGGCATGGCCTCCACTCAGGGTACCTGGTCTGCTTCCAGATGGAGTTCCTCATTGTTATTGTGGAGAGACAG gctgCCAGCTTGATTCGAGACAGCCCAGTCCTGAGCAGGTTGGCCTCCATCACCGTCCTGCAGCCCCTCTACTATCTGGCGCAGCAGACCATCCACTGGCTCTTCATGGGTTACTCGATGACCGCTTTCTGCCTCTTCACGTGGGACAAGTGGATGAAG GTGTACAAGTCCATCTATTTCCTTGGCCACGTCTTCTTCTTGAGTCTACTATTCATATTGCCTTACGTCCGTAAAGTGATGGTGCCGAGgaaagagaagttaaagaaaatgGAGTAA